A region of Panicum virgatum strain AP13 chromosome 8N, P.virgatum_v5, whole genome shotgun sequence DNA encodes the following proteins:
- the LOC120685310 gene encoding acyl-coenzyme A thioesterase 13-like, with translation MGASASASASDLKALLQVSGEDGALVDALDRRAAAARRAPQAAAAAAAAAEPSPSFFEGFALQGIRVDSIHPGRILCSFTVPTRLTAGGGHLAPGAVVALVDEIGSAAAVADGHHLKVSVDMSVSFVDLAAAAPGDTLRISARALGHRGAYSGTHVLVANAATGKVVAEGRHSLFGKMKIRSNI, from the coding sequence ATGGGGgcttctgcttctgcttctgcttctGATTTGAAAGCGCTGCTGCAGGTGAGCGGCGAGGATGGCGCGCTGGTGGACGCGCTAGACCGGCGAGCCGCTGCCGCGCGGCGGGCGccccaagcggcggcggcggcggcggcggcggcggagcccagCCCCAGCTTCTTCGAGGGGTTCGCGCTGCAGGGGATCCGCGTTGACAGCATCCACCCGGGCCGCATCCTCTGCTCCTTCACCGTGCCCACTCgcctcaccgccggcggcggccacctgGCCCCGGGCGCCGTGGTGGCCCTGGTGGACGAGatcggctccgccgccgccgtggccgacgGCCACCACCTCAAGGTCTCCGTCGACATGTCCGTCTCCTtcgtcgacctcgccgccgccgcgcccggggACACCCTCCGCATCTCCGCCAGGGCGCTCGGCCACAGGGGCGCCTACTCCGGCACGCACGTCCTCGTCGCCAACGCCGCCACGGGCAAGGTCGTCGCCGAGGGGAGGCACTCGCTCTTCGGCAAGATGAAGATCAGAAGCAACATCTGA
- the LOC120685309 gene encoding mitochondrial uncoupling protein 1-like — MPADGSKGEITFAGRFTASAIAACFAEICTIPLDTAKVRLQLQKTVVGDATAPAALPKYRGLLGTAATIAREEGAAALWKGIVPGLHRQCIYGGLRIGLYEPVKSFYVGQDHVGDVPLSKKIAAGFTTGAIAIAVANPTDLVKVRLQAEGKLAPGAPRRYAGAMDAYAKIARQEGFTALWTGLGPNVARNAIINAAELASYDQVKQTILKLPGFKDDVVTHLFSGLGAGFVAVCVGSPVDVVKSRMMGDSSAYKSTIDCFVKTLKNDGPLAFYKGFLPNFARLGSWNVIMFLTLEQVQKFFVRKPAS; from the exons ATGCCGGCGGACGGCTCCAAGGGCGAAATCACCTTCGCCGGCCGCTTCACCGCCAGCGCCATCGCAGCATGCTTCGCCGAG ATATGCACCATCCCCCTCGACACGGCCAAGGTCCGCCTCCAGCTGCAGAAGACCGTCGTTGGGGACgcaacggcgccggcggcgctgcccaAGTACCGCGGCCTGCTGGGCACCGCCGCCACTATAGCCAGGGAGGAAGGGGCCGCCGCGCTCTGGAAGGGAATCGTACCGGGCCTCCACCGGCAGTGCATCTACGGAGGACTACGCATTGGCCTCTACGAGCCC GTCAAGTCCTTCTACGTCGGCCAAGACCATGTTGGGGATGTGCCCCTCTCCAAGAAGATTGCCGCCGGCTTCACCACTG GTGCCATTGCTATTGCCGTTGCCAACCCCACGGACCTTGTCAAGGTCAGGCTCCAGGCTGAGGGCAAGCTTGCCCCCGGTGCGCCACGCCGCTATGCTGGCGCCATGGATGCTTATGCAAAGATTGCTAGGCAG GAAGGGTTTACCGCTCTCTGGACTGGCCTAGGACCAAATGTAGCACGCAACGCTATCATCAACGCTGCTGAGTTGGCAAGTTATGATCAAGTCAAGCAG aCAATTTTGAAACTCCCTGGATTCAAAGATGATGTGGTCACCCACCTCTTTTCTGGTCTCGGTGCTGGCTTCGTCGCTGTTTGTGTTGGTTCTCCAGTTGATGTG GTTAAGTCAAGAATGATGGGTGACTCATCAGCCTACAAAAGCACGATTGATTGTTTTGTGAAGACGCTAAAGAATGAT GGACCTCTGGCATTTTATAAAGGCTTCCTCCCAAACTTTGCTAGATTGGGATCATGGAATGTGATTATGTTCTTGACGTTGGAGCAG GTTCAAAAGTTTTTTGTGAGGAAACCAGCAAGCTGA